From the Equus przewalskii isolate Varuska chromosome 19, EquPr2, whole genome shotgun sequence genome, one window contains:
- the LOC103556319 gene encoding tubulin beta-2B chain: protein MREIVHIQAGQCGNQIGAKFWEVISDEHGIDPTGSYHGDSDLQLERINVYYNEATGNKYVPRAILVDLEPGTMDSVRSGPFGQIFRPDNFVFGQSGAGNNWAKGHYTEGAELVDSVLDVVRKESESCDCLQGFQLTHSLGGGTGSGMGTLLISKIREEYPDRIMNTFSVMPSPKVSDTVVEPYNATLSVHQLVENTDETYCIDNEALYDICFRTLKLTTPTYGDLNHLVSATMSGVTTCLRFPGQLNADLRKLAVNMVPFPRLHFFMPGFAPLTSRGSQQYRALTVPELTQQMFDSKNMMAACDPRHGRYLTVAAIFRGRMSMKEVDEQMLNVQNKNSSYFVEWIPNNVKTAVCDIPPRGLKMSATFIGNSTAIQELFKRISEQFTAMFRRKAFLHWYTGEGMDEMEFTEAESNMNDLVSEYQQYQDATADEQGEFEEEEGEDEA from the exons ATGCGTGAGATCGTGCACATCCAGGCTGGCCAATGTGGCAACCAGATCGGCGCCAAG TTTTGGGAGGTCATCAGCGATGAGCATGGGATCGACCCCACTGGCAGTTACCATGGAGACAGTGACTTGCAGCTGGAGAGAATCAATGTGTACTACAACGAAGCCACTG GTAACAAGTACGTCCCTCGGGCCATCCTGGTGGATCTGGAGCCGGGCACCATGGACTCGGTCAGGTCTGGACCATTCGGCCAGATCTTCAGGCCAGACAACTTTGTGTTTG GCCAGAGTGGTGCCGGAAACAACTGGGCCAAGGGCCACTACACAGAGGGAGCCGAACTGGTGGACTCGGTCCTGGACGTGGTGAGGAAGGAGTCAGAAAGCTGTGACTGTCTGCAGGGCTTCCAGCTGACCCACTCGCTGGGGGGTGGCACTGGGTCCGGGATgggcacactgctcatcagcaaGATCCGGGAGGAGTACCCAGACCGCATCATGAACACCTTCAGCGTGATGCCCTCGCCCAAGGTGTCAGACACGGTGGTCGAGCCCTACAATGCCACCCTCTCTGTCCACCAGCTGGTGGAAAATACAGATGAGACCTACTGCATCGACAACGAGGCCCTGTATGACATCTGCTTCCGCACCCTGAAACTGACCACCCCCACGTACGGAGACCTCAACCACCTGGTGTCGGCCACCATGAGCGGCGTCACCACCTGCCTGCGCTTCCCAGGCCAGCTGAACGCAGACCTGCGCAAACTGGCCGTGAACATGGTGCCCTTCCCCCGCCTGCACTTCTTCATGCCCGGCTTCGCCCCGCTGACCAGCCGCGGCAGCCAGCAGTACCGGGCCCTGACGGTGCCCGAGCTCACCCAGCAGATGTTCGACTCCAAGAACATGATGGCCGCCTGCGACCCCCGCCACGGCCGCTACCTCACCGTGGCTGCCATCTTCCGAGGCCGCATGTCCATGAAGGAGGTGGACGAGCAGATGCTCAACGTGCAGAACAAGAACAGCAGCTACTTCGTCGAGTGGATCCCCAACAACGTGAAGACGGCCGTGTGCGACATCCCGCCGCGCGGCCTCAAGATGTCCGCCACCTTCATCGGCAACAGCACGGCCATCCAGGAGCTGTTCAAGCGCATCTCGGAGCAGTTCACGGCCATGTTCCGGCGCAAGGCCTTCCTGCACTGGTACACGGGCGAGGGCATGGATGAGATGGAGTTCACCGAGGCCGAGAGCAACATGAACGACCTGGTGTCCGAGTACCAGCAGTACCAGGACGCCACGGCCGACGAACAAGGGgagtttgaggaggaggagggcgaggATGAGGCTTAA